A genomic stretch from Bacillota bacterium includes:
- a CDS encoding MFS transporter, with translation MERNILTRNAHLALMLLGVLMNVLGPTLPFMIAEYEISQATAGTLFTLLSLGRLCTVFFGGNLSDSYGRKPLIVAGSLLLATSMLGFALSHSWLVHLLFIFVAGLSYGLLDIAVNALIADIYPEERGAALNLLHAFFGVGSCLGALVAGFYLSTTNNWRVLYILIATCALIYGFTSFYLVYPKAVSNKESKRLELKVAKPILVHYVFWILALTIFAYTGVSQGIMGWLKKYLNDTFSLAPIVASIVHALYNLGLSGGRLVCSRICVCLGYKGTIILCTGGAALSLTVAIFSTSLLLVTTGFMLTGFFLAGLFPTVIAMGSDLFPNATGTVSGLLITSASLGGMFIPAAIGAISDYAGMLVGMATSCLVLLLVTVTSLRLPGSKKAGSSSPPKEVNL, from the coding sequence ATGGAACGGAATATATTGACTCGCAATGCTCACCTGGCTTTGATGCTGCTAGGGGTCTTGATGAACGTCTTGGGACCTACCTTACCCTTTATGATCGCCGAGTATGAGATCTCCCAGGCTACTGCCGGCACATTGTTCACTTTACTCTCCTTAGGTCGCCTATGCACCGTCTTTTTCGGAGGCAACTTGTCGGATTCCTACGGTCGCAAACCCTTAATCGTAGCCGGTTCTCTGCTTCTAGCCACCAGCATGCTCGGTTTTGCACTATCCCACAGTTGGTTAGTACATCTTCTATTTATATTTGTGGCTGGACTCAGTTACGGCCTGTTGGACATTGCGGTCAACGCCCTGATCGCCGACATCTATCCTGAGGAACGGGGCGCGGCCTTGAACCTCTTGCACGCCTTCTTCGGCGTCGGTTCCTGCCTTGGGGCCTTGGTGGCCGGGTTTTATCTTTCCACCACCAATAACTGGCGAGTCCTGTATATCCTCATCGCAACCTGTGCCCTCATCTACGGGTTCACCTCTTTCTACCTGGTCTACCCGAAGGCTGTCTCCAATAAAGAAAGCAAGAGGCTGGAGCTTAAAGTGGCCAAACCGATCTTGGTTCATTATGTCTTCTGGATCTTGGCCCTTACCATATTTGCCTACACAGGCGTAAGCCAAGGGATCATGGGATGGCTGAAGAAATACCTTAACGATACCTTCAGCCTGGCACCCATCGTCGCATCGATCGTCCATGCCCTGTATAACCTCGGGCTTTCCGGTGGACGACTGGTCTGTAGCCGCATCTGTGTCTGCCTGGGATACAAAGGCACCATCATCCTCTGTACCGGCGGAGCAGCCCTGTCGTTGACCGTAGCCATCTTCAGTACATCCCTACTGTTAGTTACCACAGGATTCATGCTCACGGGATTCTTCCTTGCGGGGCTTTTCCCCACGGTCATCGCCATGGGAAGTGATCTTTTCCCGAACGCTACCGGAACGGTGTCGGGTCTTTTGATCACCAGTGCTTCCCTCGGTGGTATGTTCATTCCGGCGGCCATTGGTGCCATCTCCGACTATGCGGGCATGTTAGTGGGCATGGCCACTTCCTGCCTGGTCCTGCTTTTGGTCACCGTCACGAGTCTGCGACTGCCGGGATCAAAAAAAGCGGGCTCCTCTAGCCCGCCTAAGGAAGTAAACCTCTAA
- the secG gene encoding preprotein translocase subunit SecG gives MLTVLYVLQALISISLIVVVLLQPSAGEGLGSIGGGSQLFARKKGSVELLEKATKILATGLMVLSVLIVVIL, from the coding sequence CTGTTAACGGTGCTTTATGTTTTGCAGGCGCTAATTTCCATAAGCCTAATCGTGGTCGTACTGCTGCAGCCTAGCGCCGGTGAAGGTCTCGGATCCATCGGCGGCGGTTCCCAGCTGTTTGCCCGGAAGAAAGGTTCTGTGGAGCTTCTGGAAAAGGCTACGAAAATCCTGGCAACGGGTCTTATGGTCCTGTCGGTGTTGATCGTCGTAATACTTTAG